In Jannaschia sp. W003, the genomic stretch GCCGCCCTATCTCGCCCCCCATGCGCTACCCCGAGACGCCCGACGGGCGCTACTTCGTCGCCAAGGGGCGCCTGTGGCGCCGCACCGACCCGCGCCTCGCCGAGGACGCGCGGCAGGAGGCGGTGCGCGCGCTGATGTCCGCGCGCCGCGCCGTGCGGGACGCGGCCACCCCCGACGAGACGCGCGCCGCCCGCGCCCGCGTGCAGGCCGCCAAGGTGGCCCTGGGCGAGCGGGGCCCCGTCTGGTGGGACGACGACGCGCCGGACGTGACCCGCCGCGCGCCGTGGAACACGGATTACGCGGCGTGGTGGGAAGGGCTGCCGGAGGCGGAGCGGGCGGCGGGCCTCGGCTGAGGCTTGCGGGGGCGCGGGGGGGCTGACACCCTCAGGCCGATCCCAGCCGCCCCCGGATGCCCCGTGTCCCTCCATCTCGACAGCATCGACCTCAAGATCCTGCGCATCCTTCAGCAGGATGCGGACGTGTCGAACGTGGAGCTGGCCGAGCGCATCGGTCTGTCGCCCTCGCCCTGCCTGCGCCGGGTGCGCATCCTGGAGGAGGCGGGCGTCATCAAGCGCCGGGTCACCCTCCTCGACGCCGAGGTGCTGGGCCTCGCGGTGAGCGTGTTCGTGTCGGTGCAGCTGGAGCGGCAGAGCCGCGAGCGGCTGGGCGAGTTCGAGGCCGAGATCCGCAAGCGCCCCGAGGTGGTGGAGTGCTACCTCATGACCGGCGAGAGCGACTACCTGCTGCGCGTCGTGGTGCCCGACCTC encodes the following:
- a CDS encoding Lrp/AsnC family transcriptional regulator, which translates into the protein MSLHLDSIDLKILRILQQDADVSNVELAERIGLSPSPCLRRVRILEEAGVIKRRVTLLDAEVLGLAVSVFVSVQLERQSRERLGEFEAEIRKRPEVVECYLMTGESDYLLRVVVPDLHAYERFLKDSLTRIPSVANIRSSFALKQVAYSTALPLGHLA